One stretch of Armigeres subalbatus isolate Guangzhou_Male chromosome 2, GZ_Asu_2, whole genome shotgun sequence DNA includes these proteins:
- the LOC134216958 gene encoding protein G12-like — MKTSLAFATLVLFIAALLIPQTSCSLKEDLHDFVELLPKDELAELAFHYFTVDQEFEDAFIYLKGEEFSVVWDEFFGVQVVKDVLNYLQDAGLNVYGVLNMIADHLEKNHVYPTVMKGKFREGGISGFTNEVLSMLPTEELKAMFEEKMRTSDDFRDFYDKLHHADFHKLLELYNSCEEVQSFLQKLRDHGIDVDSIFSIIAGIFGWAMI, encoded by the exons ATGAAGACATCGTTGGCCTTTGCCACACTAGTGCTGTTTATTGCGGCGTTGTTGATTCCACAAACGAGCTGCTCACTAAAGGAAGACCTACACGACTTCGTAGAACTGCTCCCGAAGGACGAACTCGCTGAATTGGCATTCCATTACTTCACCGTCGACCAGGAATTCGAGGATGCGTTTATCTACCTGAAGGGCGAGGAGTTCTCCGTCGTTTGGGATGAGTTTTTCGGAGTGCAAGTGGTGAAAGATGTGCTAAACTACCTACAGGATGCTGGTCTCAATGTGTACGgagttctgaatatgattgccGATCATCTCGAAAAGAATCACGTGTATCCGACTGTGATGAAGGGGAAGTTTCGAGAGGGTGGAATAAGTGGATTCACAAATGAAGTGCTCTCGATGCTTCCAACAGAGGAGCTGAAGGCCATGTTTGAGGAGAAAATGCGAACCAGTGACGATTTTAGGGATTTTTACGATAAACTTCATCACGCGGACTTCCACAAGCTGCTTGAGCTGTACAAT AGCTGTGAGGAAGTGCAAtcgttccttcaaaaattgcgAGACCACGGAATTGACGTCGATAGCATATTTAGCATCATCGCTGGTATTTTTGGATGGGCGATGATCTAG